The stretch of DNA TAAAGAATGATTATGCGATGATTATAAATGACTATGAATGTTTGTTGGCTTATGCACtaaattatctgagatacgagtgtCCCTAGATAAATTATTGTGGTTTGCAACCACGTGTTCcaagttgagacttgatactctacTGACCCTACATCGTAAAGGTGATTGGGTACGTATAAATTTCCGAGAAGGATACCCCCAAAGAGAAAATTTTATATGagtaaaagctatgcatagactcttggggatgcagaACGGGGGACAATACAGGGTTTAACAGCCTGACTTGATACTTTACTTTTGATCTTTTGTTATATATGTATAGACTCTCCTCATATATAAACTTGTTTTACTTTTGTACCTCTTAGAGGTGTATAGAGAACTAGGaatttatgtatgtattttggATTGTGggttatgtatatatgtatgtaaatattctccagcCAGCGTTAGCTttgcaggctgagttaggagcttgttattttgtactcTTGACCCTCTACTCTTACTTTTTAcctattcttcaaggctcctagtatatTACTTCCTTTCAGTTATTATAcggatatatattttattatagaggtcgtaataccataCCACCTATGTTTTATTACTTAagtgtaaagctctgtgtggtaggatgTTACACTGGTGACTTAGGCTTTGGAAGGTTTGTGGACGAGATTAGTGAATGTGGTGTGGTGAGGTATTTTCTTTGACGGGACTTTGAGATTTGGAATGATTATGTCGTAGTTGAGGAACTTGAGGAttggtgatggtgatgatgagatTGAAACTTGAGAACTTGGAAAAGGATGATGAATTGGTTTAAAAATTAGAATGtgcagggcactatatccctaGCGTAGCAGATTCTCTTCTGCAAGAGTGAGTCGGGTACTATATCCCTGGGGTGCAGTTATAATTAACAATCTTTCTGTCGCATAAGTGAgcagggcactatatccttggcgTAGCAGATCTTCTGCTGCAGGAGTGAgccgggcactatatccctgggGTGCAATTATAATTGACAACTTTTCTACCACATGAGTGAgcagggcactatatccctggcATACAGATCTTTTGCTGCAAGAGTGAACCGGGCACTATATCTCTGGGATGCGCATTATATGATAGTGTGtagggcactatatccctggtGTGGCAAGAAAGGCGACATCTTCGGAggtgtgtcgggttggcattttgaaccgacaagtgatatcacgagccaaataggatagacattcatcatatgcatcttttaCATGCTTctttgctttgattacttgagttatgcctatttgtataacatgcctaaaTGCTAGTTGATTTACCTACTATATATGTAtactacttgtgttttacttgcttgTACTATCTGTGATTGTCTGGTGCTGAGAAGGTTAGGTGGGTGATGGCGATGAAAATCGCATAGAgggtaggttggtgaaggctatGAGATATAGCGGTGTGACTAGTTTTAGTTAGAAATCCCTTAAGTTTAGATGACcctatttatggattatggattaagttatttatttttgttaagctttaatatttgtttcaatgtgaagttctaggattgcctttggcgtcctggaaccttatatcttatatattgggcattgttaccatactgagaacttgCGGTTttcataccatatgttgtttttgtttttcagatacaggtcgtAACCTACCACGGTGAGTTTACGGATATAGTGATAGAGCGGAGGATaatttttcttatgttttatttcagtTTACTTTTGTTGTAATTATTCTCTCACCCTTTTGTATTCTATAttttatggccttagaggcttGATTGTAGAGATAAGTTATATAAGCTGTTTTAAACTTCCAAAACTCTTTTGTTTTTAAGTTTGACAAGCTAGCCTAAACTCCGCAGGCTGTGACTAGTCctctttttagtatatatatatatagttctaTTCGTATTTACGCATTTAGTTACCGTGTGTAAACGCTTCGCGTTTGGTAATTCCGCTTTATGCAACTTTGAGCTTTCATTCCTTCATCGAGCTTCtagttatataaattcttggatatatattatatattatagcCTTTAGAACTGTCGTGGTACTTTGTTATTCTTTACTTTATGGTTAGAGGTAAAGTTTAAGGTAATACATCAGTAGTTGAGGCTTCAATTGGTGAATTTGTTTTAGAGGTTGAATCTACTTTAGCTGCAGCTTGAGGTTTTCTTATTGGTTTAAATTAAGTAGGAGCATTTGTCTAGTCAAGATCGATGAGTTTGCATAGAGAGACTCTGGATGATAAGCCAGACATGATGCTTCCTgtgttgaaatttgaatcttccAGCTTCTCAGCAATAGAAAGTAAAGGCTGTTTAGTAGAAGATGAAGTTGAAAGAATGAAGGCTATGATCAAGATCTTGATTCTTTGACTCTAGATACCATAACACGTTTTGAgtaaactaagaaaaataaagaattgaaTATCAATTATTGCATTAGATACAAAAAATCAATAATGTGTTTACAAAGGCTAAGTACTTCTGCATTATTATATAAATGCAAAATCATGTACAATAATAATGTGTACTTAAATTAACGAccttaacaaatatttttttatcttaattttctaaGTACTGTTATCTTACTTCACTTATGTTATCACTTACACTCATCGCTAGGGGTGAACAGACCCGGCCCGGCCCGAAAGCCCGACCCGATCCCGAACACTTTAAGAACTAATTTGGAGTGATTTAATCGGGTTTAAGATCGGGtacgggtctcaaaaatagatcttgtcattatttcgggtcgggtccggGCCATAGCTTGGGTCACCCGAAGTCGGCccggtggcccggtcatcatacacaattaatattttgtgttattagtgatggatcatgactattcttacgtggaatttaagtattgtaaaccttaatattttgtgttattagtcattataagactataagttaatgttttatgtttagaatgcataagattttagactaatacataagattgtgttatttgtattgatttaaatatttggtattattagacaatattagtattgattgtggttatgctttaatattgattgtggttatgctttaattttgaagaatggttggttcttgttatatttttctaagtgaattttaccatgttaacTAATGGTTGGAGCcttggaaatttggatatttttacatgctagtttacaagaaggtatcaacgtaatgtaatgttaacggcccggttttcacccggtataattgtggcccgaaagtatattggtttcatcgggtctagggccGGGTTCGAATCTAATAAATAGACCCGGTGTATATTTCGAGTCGGATCTGGATCACATCAAACCCGACTTTACCCGACCCATGTGCATCCCTACTCATCGCATATGGCACGAGTGTTAGTCTAATTAGCTTAATGTCTAGAATAGATAAAACCAAAAGTGAAATGACCAAGTCCTATTTTACCTCTAAACtggagaaattatttttatgcttGTGTAATGTTATAACCTAAGATTTCAagttatttttctattcaacATGACATCGCGattataaatttatgtatttaattttttaataaattctaCTAGAGAAATAAACTTAATGCTGAGGACTATTagagttaaaatataaaattattaacagcattaatgtttttaaatataattaaaatcaattatgtTACTTANNNNNNNNNNNNNNNNNNNNNNNNNNNNNNNTATAaaagagaaactattcaaaaatagaaaatcacattttattctctaaagtgaaattcaaactttagagaatccaaattttatatatatataccaaaaatCAGTCACtctgtaaaaaaatatatatttaacattttataaaatattttttattatattactgtaaataaatttgattattgtGCTACTATAAATTTAATTGTTCTGGTACtaatcatttaatttaaaagatatgtaAACTAATATgtataattaatatacaaatatataattataatttattgactattatgcaatattataaaaaaataaaacaaattaaataagacGAGGGATCTTAAAATCATACGCGTGCACGCATATAAATAGTAGCAAACCTAGTAGGCGATTGCATAACCTGTGAGCTGTCGGCAAGAATAATGGACGTGGGTGTTGGTGGTACTTCTAAAACTGAAAAAGACCAAAATGACCGAAAGAGATATTGGGATGATACTGATGAGGGTCGAAGAAGTAAAATGCAAAGGAATGAACCACCTAATTCCCCATTGAGGTACAACAAGTTGAGAACAACAACCTCTCCTGCAAAACCCCCTTctactcctcctcctcttcctcctcctccttccgtTAATGTTACTACCAATTCTGTTATCGTTCCCTACGCTGGACCAACAACGCAAAACCGCAACATGCCACAAAAACACCACGAGGACTGGTTAAGTGATTTGTTTGCCACCACCAGTAGGGCGATCAAAGTAGACTACGGGATGAAGGACGGAGTGTACAATCTCAGCATCAGAAACGTCTCGGCTTCCGATGAAGCCGAGAGGGAGAAGCTCTTGACTCAGAGTGGAGCCATGCTGCTTCTTCAAGGTGAGGCGCTTAGCAGTTTGGGACAACAACTCAGCTCTCTCTTCCAGAAATCGCTTCAATCCACACTTGCAAACTTTCCATTAGTTCCTATTGAAAAACCACAAGATAATATTGTTTCTCATcaagatttaaaataaaattgacgataataataatagtagtaaTAAATTTGTTCTCTAAATCATGTAATTCAACAAAGTACTGTGTATGAGATATGTCacacaatatataataa from Arachis duranensis cultivar V14167 chromosome 4, aradu.V14167.gnm2.J7QH, whole genome shotgun sequence encodes:
- the LOC107484435 gene encoding nucleolin 2 → MDVGVGGTSKTEKDQNDRKRYWDDTDEGRRSKMQRNEPPNSPLRYNKLRTTTSPAKPPSTPPPLPPPPSVNVTTNSVIVPYAGPTTQNRNMPQKHHEDWLSDLFATTSRAIKVDYGMKDGVYNLSIRNVSASDEAEREKLLTQSGAMLLLQVSKESSYSSDDSDREEEKPSKTPKKSAKDVEMVDADSAKKVSKTPSTPSAATGGSKTLFVGNLSFSLQQSDFEEFFKDCGEVVDVRFSVDDTRRFKRFGHVEFAIAEAAQSVSYCSSISIEY